The Oncorhynchus tshawytscha isolate Ot180627B linkage group LG30, Otsh_v2.0, whole genome shotgun sequence genome includes a region encoding these proteins:
- the LOC112228092 gene encoding D(1)-like dopamine receptor translates to MDLNFSTVRDSDNLLERDSSKRVLTGCFLFALILTTLLGNTLVCVAVTKFRHLRSKVTNFFVISLAISDLLVAILVMPWKAATEIVGFWPFGAFCNVWVAFDIMCSTASILNLCVISVDRYWAISSPFRYERKMTPKVAFIMISVAWTLSVLISFIPVQLNWHKAAALELNGTYGELPPDNCDSSLNRTYAISSSLISFYIPVAIMIVTYTRIYRIAQIQIRRISALERAAESAKNRHSSMGNNSNMETESSFKMSFKRETKVLKTLSVIMGVFVCCWLPFFILNCMVPFCEPNGPSDFLCISPGTFDVFVWFGWANSSLNPIIYAFNADFRKAFSILLGCHRLCPGSNAIEIVSINNNGSQPPASQYQPKGHIPKESNNATYVIPHSILCQEEELQKKDGVGIKTLEKLSPSLSGNLGSDADVSLEKINPITQNGQHKTVTC, encoded by the coding sequence ATGGATTTGAACTTCTCCACGGTCCGCGATAGCGATAATTTGCTGGAGAGAGACTCATCCAAGCGCGTTCTGACAGGCTGCTTTCTCTTTGCGCTCATCCTGACCACACTGCTGGGGAACACACTGGTATGTGTTGCAGTCACCAAGTTCCGCCACCTGCGCTCAAAGGTCACCAACTTCTTTGTGATCTCTTTGGCCATTTCAGACCTGCTGGTGGCCATCTTGGTGATGCCATGGAAGGCAGCAACGGAGATCGTGGGCTTCTGGCCATTCGGTGCCTTCTGTAATGTCTGGGTGGCGTTCGACATCATGTGCTCAACAGCGTCCATTTTGAACTTATGTGTCATCAGTGTGGACAGATACTGGGCGATCTCAAGCCCATTCCGCTACGAGAGGAAGATGACACCCAAGGTGGCGTTTATTATGATCAGTGTGGCATGGACGCTGTCTGTGCTCATCTCTTTCATCCCTGTGCAGTTGAACTGGCACAAGGCTGCGGCGTTGGAGCTCAACGGCACTTACGGTGAGCTGCCGCCGGACAACTGCGACTCCAGCCTTAATAGGACCTAtgccatctcttcctccctcatcagcTTCTACATCCCTGTGGCAATCATGATCGTGACTTACACCCGGATTTACAGAATTGCCCAGATACAAATCAGGAGGATCTCAGCACTGGAGAGGGCTGCGGAGAGTGCCAAGAACCGCCACAGCAGTATGGGCAACAACTCCAACATGGAGACGGAGAGCTCCTTCAAGATGTCTTTCAAAAGAGAAACCAAAGTCCTAAAGACCCTCTCTGTCATAATGGGGGTGTTTGTGTGCTGCTGGCTGCCCTTCTTCATCCTCAACTGCATGGTACCCTTCTGTGAGCCCAACGGCCCCTCTGATTTCCTCTGCATCAGCCCCGGCACCTTCGACGTGTTCGTCTGGTTCGGCTGGGCCAACTCCTCACTCAACCCCATCATATATGCCTTCAACGCGGACTTCCGCAAAGCGTTCTCCATCCTGCTGGGCTGCCACAGACTCTGCCCGGGCAGCAATGCCATAGAGATAGTGAGCATCAACAACAATGGATCCCAGCCGCCTGCATCCCAGTATCAGCCCAAAGGGCACATTCCCAAGGAAAGCAACAATGCCACCTATGTGATTCCCCACAGCATCCTGTGTCAGGAGGAGGAGCTGCAGAAGAAGGATGGGGTTGGGATTAAGACCTTGGAGAAACTGTCCCCGTCCCTTTCTGGGAACTTGGGCAGCGATGCCGATGTGTCACTGGAAAAGATTAATCCTATAACTCAGAACGGCCAACACAAAACTGTGACATGTTGA